TCTGACATGATGACCAAGCATTACTCTGAATAATATCACCAACATTGCAGtctgaattttatttatttcccaacaCTGAGGTGCATAAAGCATGCACAACATATATGATACATAAATAGCCAACCTTTGAAAAGGTGGCATTTTTCATCAGGATTAAATCATATCTGTCTACATTGAGACCATTGTCAGCTGTTCAGCTATTATAGTTGATCCGTAGTTGAACTTTTTAGCTAGCCATTTTACATGTGCATGTTTTAGTCTTTAGCACCTTTATTAAAACAAGACGCTAAGTACTTTACACATTTCTGCGGTCTTGTAGAAGAGACTTGCTGTCACATCTGGTATTTCAATTTTTAATACCAATTTGATTCCAAAGCTCCTATCAAAGATGCAATAAGATGACACAAGGTGGTAACCTTCTCAGGAAACTAAGGAGTTTCCAACACAACATCTGTCAGCCTCTCCCAAATGGCACTTTCAGAACGTCCTGGGATTCTTTCCGTAAACTTGTCTCCACATTGTCTCTTATCCAaagctaacactgggctgaAAGCTTATTGGGATCTTTGAAGATTTAACGGAGctttgaatgcaaatatttagtgtTGAAATTAAGTGagcaatccttttttttttttttttttttttttttctgccgaCCTTTCTAACAAAAGCTGACATTTTCCCGACGGCACGCGGGCCTTAATACCTCTTTAGCTTCCTGTCAGAttgccccacccctctccctcctccacgtGTTTATCATGGTAGCACGGCCTTATCCTGGAGAATACAGTAGGAGCCCTGCCATTTGGCGTGTCATTATCAGTACAAAGGGGAATAAAGTCCGCACGCCGCGATTAGCCCGCACGGAGAGACTTTAGTCTCCACAGAAGAATGTGGGTCAGCGTTGGTGACCCACATTGTTCCTCATCGTTATTAATTTGTGCCAATTCCTCACGTCTTTGTCCGTGGCTAGGTGGCTCTATAACCCAGTTATTCATCTCGAAATGTAGGCTAACTGAGGTAAAATAAACCTGCAGTACCCCCCCCAGTCACACAGAGATGGAAAACTATCTGCACTCTCTGAAAATAAAGGTGCAAATAGTGCCTaagcaaaggtacaaatgcttgttgcattttaaaagtatataaacttgtacccctagccagcaatatataattaatttctacctcttttgtttggaaaacgtactcatttgtacccaaggaGAATATTAATGTACTGGGAAATTctatccttgaagaacagaaatgttccTTCACTGTCACTttctatttctgagagtgtatgagcTTTGCTGCTTCTTACTTTTAGGTAATTAAGACTGCCAGACTTCTCTTCTGTTTCCCACATTGTTAATTGGATGCTTTCGGCAGGTCATGTTGAACTAAACAATACTGTTTACTGCATCATTTACAGCACAGGATCAGGGTgttttggcgtgtgtgtgtttgtgtctgtgtgtgtggaagagaagggaggtgggaggtgtgttttatttgtacaaataaaatatatttgtctAAGTCGTTGAAATGCGTGAAATGATCGAGGTTGTGATGACCCAAGGGACATGTTTAATTCCCTCTTAACTGGGCTGCCAGATGTTCCTTTCCTCTCTGGCACTGGAAGGTCCATGTTTTGCCCAGTCTCATGATTATAGCATTAACTGCAGctgttgttgctttttttcttttttctttctctttgacAACAATCTCTAAAAAAAAGTCAGCCTTTCAACAAGGGCTTTATTGTGCGACCACAAAGAGACTCCTATGAggggagaaaaatatattttcaaacgtGGAATTGCAGGCTGGCCCCTATCTTTTCTCACAGGTCAGAGTTCAGTGTCATTCCAAGTTTATAAACAGTTGTCGGGAGCTGTAAAGTGGAACCATAATTGTGTTAATGTCTGCAACAGGAACTCAGTCCTCCGTGACATAGCCAGTTAACTTAATTGCCAGAGACGGAAGGAGGGGAAATCGCGACTGTGAGTACTTTTCACGGGTAGCTGGGCTTACGGGAGCAGGGCGGTTACGATGCGTAGCCTGAAGAACCTTTAATACTGGATGTTAATGAACTGATGTTTGTGCTTTTCAAAGGCAGCAGGAATGCTGAAAGACCGAGTGTatatcctgctgaaagaaatggctcaagctagattttcagcagctggtagctggttgaacagttcaGATTAGCTCcacgctcaacatggtttgatcagctcaagcttggttttgaaactgctggtagctggctgaccagttcagattagctccacgctcaacatggtttgatcagttcaagctatgttttgaaacagctggattttacattaAGGTAGGCTAGCTGCTTGGAACCTCTTGCAGACGAACTGGAAAGTCTTCAGTGACACCTTGTCTTAACTGGACTGGCTTTGGATTTAATGGCTTGATGGAATGTTGCTAGTAGTAGACCTGAAGTTAAATCAGATTTTGAAAACCCTTTTCAAATGTCTCAGTCATGTAAAAGCCAGAGTTATGGCTGCTGGGTTTTCTTggagtgattttatttttgttgtgggATTAATTTATGATTATTCTTCAGCCTTTCAAGAATCAATTTCAGCTGATCGCAGgttcatattttaaatgctgGCTTCCATAACTTGCCAGtgtatattaattatttttattattttcaaattcaatgtatAGGAAATCCCAATCTCCGCTGGGGGCTGCTGATACCATTCAGCCAGTGAAAATGAGATTTGTATCGACTTTTTTATCGACAGGTCATTTGGTTTATGAGATATATTTAAATGGTTTGAATATATTTCAGGACTGATGGGGTAAACCGTTTGAAGTGTTAAGGTGGGAATGTAATGGGAAAGTGAAGGGCTCAGGTTGTTCATAGTGTGCTCTGGTCTGTGAATGTTGACCTGAGCTTTGGGATGGTAAGGGCATCGTAACTGTACTAGCGGTGTACTGTCCTTTCCTCTATGGTCTTCATGAATGAAATGCTGCACATCAAAAGGGAAGGAcgtggtatttgtgtgtatttctgggtgtttgtgtggatatgcgtatgtgcatgtgttcttgtgtgcatgtgcacatgtctgtgttcttgtgtgtgtgcgtgcacacatgtctgtgtgtgtttgtgcacatgtgtgtgttcttgtgtgtgcgtgcgcgcatgtctgtgtgtgtttgtgcacatgtctgtgttcttgtgtgtgcgtgcgcgcatgtctgtgtgtgtttgtgcacatgtctgtgttcttgtgtgtgcatgcgcgcatgtctgtgtgtgtttgtgcgtgccatgtgtgtgtatgtgcatgtctgtgtgtttttgtgcatgtgtgtgtgtgtgtatgtgtatatgtacataggtgtatgtgtgtgtgtatgtttgtatgtgtgtgtgtgtgtgtgtgtgtgtgtgtgtgtgtataagcagTCACACGCAGTATGCAGTGGGCTGACAGGGGAAGGAGATGTGCCCCTGGCGCTGTCCAGTAAAATTTCAGCACATCTTTACGAGGCATCTGGTGCCTTAATATGCTGCTCCACCTCTCCGTCACAATCTgtgagttttgtttttctcactgaGCAGCTCTTTCTGGTCGACACCCTGaaacgctccccccccccccccccccccccctggagaaaGGGCTATGGGAGGAGGGCGTAATATCATCTGACCGGAGCTCCATCACTGCTCCCATCattccactctcctctctccgttCCCCTGCATCCCAAAGAGAAAAAACACCTCGTATTCTAGCCTCAGTCAAACGGGTGCAGAACGGACAGGAGAAATTGCTTGGGAGATGTATGGCATTAACGcagagagaaacaaaaacaatttatcTCACACTTGTTCACTGCGGCACGTGCACAGGGTCTTGAATTTGAGCGTTTTGCCTGGCCTTTCTCAGAGAGGAGCAGTAGACCTGGCGTAACTACGCGTGTGCAGGCCAGTGCCCCGACTCTCGTGCTGCTAGGCTACCACAGAATAGGAGCTGATAGCTGAGATTGCCCTCTTTGTCCTTCTAAGCTCTTTGACTTGAAAACGCTGACtgccgtcccccccccccctgactcTCGCAGGTGTCTGGAAGCAGCGAGGAGACCAtgaaggcccacatgcacacccgCTTCTGCCTGCTGTGCgtggtcaccttcctgttccaGCAGTGCAGTCACTGCCACAGCGACGGGCACCGCCACCACGACCGCGACCGCGGCCACGACCGGGACCACGACCTCGACCACAGCGACCTGCAGATCTCCCAGGCGCCCTACGCGCAGGCAGGGGGCGCCGTGGAGGCGGAGAGCGAGCAGCGCTTCTTCATCCAGCAGCTGTTCCGCCGCTACGGAGAGCGCGACCGGCTGGACTTCGGGGGCTTCCAGAGCCTGCTGCTGAGCCTGGGGCTGGGCGAGGTCCGGGTGGTGGGCCTGGAGCACGAGGACCTGGGCCACGACCACGTGGCTCACCTGGACCTGCTGGAGGTGCAGGAGGGCCTGCACTCACACTCGCCGACCCACCCGCACCCCCACGACCACGAGCACGAGCACGAACACGAGCACGAACACGAGCACGACCGCAAGCGCGAACGCGGCCAAccgcacccacacccacacccacacccccacccccacccccacccccacccgcaTGAGGAGTCAGAGGAGACCTCGGCTCCAGACTCCCCCCCCTGCAAACGGAAAACTGCAGGGGTGACCGCCTCCCCCGCACCCACACCCACCAGTGAAGGATTCGAACATAACAATACCCACGACCACGACCACGAACATAacaatgaacatgaacatgaacatgaacatgaacatgaacatgaacatgaacatgaacatgaacataacCATGAACATGTCCACCAACATGAACACGAGCACGAAGTCGGCGCCCCTAGCGTCGACCAGAAGGAGAAACGACCTCATCGGCGCAAACAGCCGCACATGCACCACCGGCACAAGCACAACGGCACCGCCAGCCAGCCTGCAGGGCCGCACAGGGCCAAGAACCCAGAGCAGGTGGGGCAGGTGGAGCCGTCGGGGCAGGTGGACGACGCCGCCTCATCGGGGCAGTCGGAACACCCCTCCCAGGCGACGCCGCCCGGAGACTCGAGCCCCAAACGGACCAGGAGACccctgaaaaacaaaaccccgCGCAACAAAAACAGAGGCGGCCCCGCCCTCACGCCTCCCCCGTCTGCCCCGGGGGATGATGGGAATGCGAAGAGAGCCGCAGAGGACCTAGACGCCGGCGAGCACCAGGAACACGACCACGCTCACGGGGAGGGGCATGTCCACGTGCGGCGGAGGGAGGCTCCCGGGAGCCCAGCGGGTTCCGCCCCTGCAgcctcagccaatcaccacaAGGGTCTGGAACACCAACACGAGGAGGTAGGTCCTGTCCTCAAGGCaataaacactgaaaaaatcaaataaagttGTGCTGTGTCCATGCGTTTGATCTCAGTTTGCTGCTATCCTGAGGTCTCTCAGCATGAGGCAGTGTCTCGTAGGCTTACACCCGCCCACTCCTGAAACTGGTCTGTACTGCTGTTCCTCATAATTCAGTGACTCATCAAGACCCATCGTCATCACAAGGGCATGTATATATGGGCTCTTTGTGTAGTCAGGCTCAGCTCCAGCTGCTAAAGGAGATGTTGTGTACGGCTGTAGTGTGTGTCGAGTAGCAGACAGATCAAGGTCATTATTCCCCCCACCAGGGGTCAGCTGTTGCTTAGTGAAAAGGTAGAAAATGATCTCCCTTAGTGTGTTTTCTCTCCTAATTACTTAAcactgtgagtgtttgtgcttACTGTTGGACTTCATtattaatgtgttttaacaCAGAAGCTACAGCAGATAGAGAATACAGACAAACCTCTCcaaagccaaaacaaacaatgcCTTTAACTGtaagaaaaaaactgtttcGTGTGCTTCATTCGGCAAGAGGCTGTCACTTTCGAAGGTGTTCAATTATTACTGCTGGGGTTTTTTATGAATTTGAGCAGACGAATATATTGACAGCCCAGAATTTGTGTTAACTGTGGGTGGACTGCAGACCGTGCTGTTCCAGGCCTCCTCTGGAAGCCCTTCACAGCAGGCCCCCGACGCCGTTCACGCAATTTCCAAATCTCATTTGTCAACGCGCGCTATCCGACCGCGTGGATAATGCCGGCTTAATGCGGCGCGCCTTGCGTGAACGAACGCTCACAATACACACTTTAACACGCACAATAGCCAGTCGCCACTTCCTCTTAAGGGAGCGTTTGTTTGGATtggcaggttttttttatttatttttatcagcgGGGCGGATGAAGCGCAGGCGGAAACGCCCGAGCGCGGTTTgtggagaaggaaggagaggcGGCCTGTTCAGCAGCATAGCTCAGATTCCGCCCTCGGCCTCCCCGCCCGGCGGGTGTGGAGGAGCTCTGATTGACGCGTGTCCCGGTCGCGGGGTCGCCCCGGGGCCGCGGGGCCCGGCTGCACGCAGGCTCCTGAGGGCGTTAGACGGCGCAGAGGTCCGCGTGTTACTTTCCGTATATTTTCGTTAGTTGAAATATAATTGGGAACGGGAGCTGAAGGGTTTTCCCTCAGAAGAGGGCCTCAACCGGTCCCCGCTCCGACCTCATATTCGGATAAGCAAGGCCACTGGGACTCCTGGAGTACCCTGGGCCTAAACTCCTTTCCCGGGCACCGCTGCTGACTGACACTTACGTGAAGGCCACGAATCGGGGGAGAATTCCTGAAGGAAGTCCCTGGCGTTGGCTTTCGCACACGGGGGGGATCGGAGCTGACGTCTTGCACCAGTAGCGGCGGGCGCCTCTTGGCTGATAAGCAAATGAAGTTAAATGTCGCTGAACTCAGGAGGACTGCAGCCCGACAGATGCCCCACGTTAACCTGGGGACCGTGGACCGATACGGTTTGGGTTCCGTCGACAGCTCATTAGACAGACGGTCTGAGCCCTGGCGGGTTGGAAAGGCCTGTGGCTGATCTGCACCCCCCAGGACAGGAGGCTGAGCTGCGAAACGTCACCGTCTCAACAAGACTTAAGATCGagtggaaaatattagcttgttttaagttagcGTTTGCCTGACAAGTGAACTATTCTTATTCCACTGTCTTTGCCAATATTTTCATCTattttagcaaaaaagttaaataaataagattttaaccCCTTCTGGGTGGCTGCAACCTGCACGTCACATCACCCTTAACAGGCGGATGTGACGCCAGTGTTGtgtttgatcatatgaccgtttttcaagacacataaccgttgaaatgcattgtgattcctaggccttccTATGGGTTTCCTATTtggtgccttagtccataatgggttaagtCTCAGTATGAGACTGAAATGCGTGTTATTTGTAGTTTTTCTGCAGTGTTGAGGAGGAGTATTTAACGTGCGATGGATCTcagtcccctgctcagtctcagtctgtgtgtttccCCCGCAGTGTCTGAACCTGACCCAGCTGCTGCAGTACTACGGCCTGAGCTCCGACTCCCTCATCTCCCCCACCACCTTCACCTACCTGTGCCCCGCCCTGCTGTACCAGATCGACAGCCGCGTCTGCATCCGCCACTACCACCAGGTGGACATCGCCCAAACTGCCCTGGAGCCTGTCCACTCCGGTATGGGCCTGccgccccaccctccccccacacacacacagacacacacaaacacacatacacaaacacacacatacacacacacacacacacacatacacgcacacacgcacacgcacacacatacatacacacacacatacacgcacaaacatacacgcactcacacacacatacacgcacacacgcacacgcacacacatacatacacacacacatacacgcacacacacacacacatacacgcacacacacgcatacacgcacacgcacatacgcacacgcacacacacacatacacgcacacacgcatacatacacgcacacacacgcacacacacgcacatacatacacgcacacacacgcacacacatacatacatacacgcacacacgcgcacacacacacacacacacacacacatacacgcacgcacgcacacacacactcacagcagagCTGTTTCTCACCTGCGTGACTCACCTCATCTGTACTGCAAAAAATGgatttttagtcttgtaataaggcTTAAGAACCTATTTTtcttctcaagtagaaaatgttagcttgttttaaatcactgtttgcttgacaagtgaaattttctcacctcattggcaaatcttgaaatgcgGCAAACTTTATCACCTCATTGgcagctttttttttgtctcatttggcAAAAAAGTAAAGACaaagatacttgttaagactgacttattttgttttttttgcagtgtggttatggatagatagatcattatgGTGTATATACTGTTTTTCTAGACAGTCAGAGTGCTTTTTAGTGATGAGGGGAAGACTCGCCTCaaacaccaccaatgtgtaacaaccacctgggtgatgcaaggcggccattttgtgccagaacattcaccgcacaccagctgaggtggagtgggagagagcaaTGTTTTTGCAAAATGAATCAGGGGATACCAACGTATCCCCCTGGAACACCCACCAAACGGGGGAACTGTAAGAATGTGGCAAAATGGCCGACCCTGTTGTTCTCTGACGCTCTCATGAAGCCGCAGTTGGGTTGGGGTTTGGAGGGAGCCCTGGCAGGCAGCGGTGTAGGTCGGATGTTTCGGCTACTCCTGCGGTATTTGCCCTGGAGCATTAGTTACACCCCGCCACGCCCCACTGCTGGTTTCAGGATTGTGACACTGTGTACTCGCCTAAGAGGGGGAtttttttaagaagaaaaacaaaaagctggcttgttgtacttttttgttttgtttgttgaagaAGGACGAACTGTTCTGGGAagttgtgtgtgcagagctCCTGAGATTACCCTGTGACCATGGTTAGAGCAGGGCGATAGTGTGACCTCACCCAGTTTCAGCAATTATACAAGCGttcctgtgatgtgtggttaaCTATTCATCAGGAGCTACACTTCAACTAGGGATCTGCCAGGTTGAAGTGTAAGAGAGGATCCGCTTTCTTATGCAAGAGGATTTAAACTTACAGCAACAACCACGCAGGTCACATTTCATTACAATATCTCAAGTCAGCCGATTAGTGAAGTCAGTGTCCAAACAAACCGAGGTTAGGCTTTTCACATTGTCAGAAACTcaagttgttgttgttcttcaaatgagtgagagaaaaagCGGCATTGACTCAACTGCCTTACCAAACAATAATAGCAATAAGAACAGTTGTTCACTTTTATAAACATCAACCTCTTTAGAGGACTGCGTTTATGCTACAGCCACTCTGGGTTAAGTACCTTGCACTATGGTACAACAGAGTCCAAATGAAACTTTCCACCTGGGACACAACCCTGCTCTTGAAATCCCACCAAAAGACCCAAAGTTATGAAAGAGAggccagtaaaacaataaaaacaggcaataaaagtataaaaagtTGGTCAACCAGAGCGAGAAACGGACGGAGAGACCCAGTAACCCCGAGCAGGGGGGCGTTGTGACAGAGCCACGTCTTGCGCAGTCCAGTTCAGACGGAGGTTTCCCAGAACCCCAGCCAAAGCCCCACAGGACCGCCCGCACTGACCGCCATTCAGacacaaaatgtctgctgtCAGATTACCGCCATTACAGGCCTGTGTTGTGCACACCCTGATGTGTATTAATGCAGTCGGCGGTATTTAACAGACGAATGCGGGGCCCTGTTTGCGGCTCTTCCCCAGCTCGAGGTCAGACCCCCTTCCACCTCACGGGTGGGCGAGGGGCGCACAGCACTGACGGCAGGAGGGCGCCGCGGGGGCGTACGGATTTGGGCGGCCGCTTCAataccctccgactgccagccaactgctcttactgcctgagtcatGTCGCCCCACCCATGTACCCATGTACTAGAGAAGCTATCTTTCAGATGAACCATGTTCCACTTAACCAGTTATGCATGCTATCAGTGTTCAGCCAgcgtttgtgtatttgtatacGTGTACATTTTGGCCTCTTTAAAGGAAGTGTGAATGGGAACTGAGTTGTGTCCGCAATGCTGAGGTCACATTGTGTCAGGCGCAGTGATAAGATCTGCATTTCACTTCCTTAAATGAAGCTTGCTTTTATTGctatttatctcttatgtactTCTACtgtatggattttttttttatggtctCTTTTGTAACTGAGGCCAATTGAATGcccatacacacccacccacacacacaaacacaccaggtggcagacacacagacaaacactccacacagacgcCACAGCCCTAATTAAGAGACACCAATATGGGGAAAAAAGCGCAGCAGCAAAAGTAGAGAGAGGGCCGTGGGTTGAGCCTCGGGAGTGCTGCGTTTCCTCCTGGAGTAATTAGCTCTCCCTCATTAGCGTCCCGGCTCGCTGTTAAATATCCGACCCATGCGGCCGCGGTGACGCACCTGAGGGGCGCTCTGGAGCGCCCAGAACCGAGTCGAACCGCTCCGGACTGCTCGCCGCATCTGACCGTACGCACCACTGACCCTACGCGCCACTGACCCTACGCACCACTGACCGTACGCGCCACTGACCGTACGCGCCACTGACCGTACGCGCCACTGACCCTACGCGCCACTGACCCTACGCACCACTGACCGTACGCACCACTGATCCTACACGCCACTGACCGTACGCGCCACTGACCCTACGCGCCACTGACCGTACGCGCCACTGACCCTACGCGCCACTGACCCTACGCGCCACTGACCCTACGCGCCACTGACCGTACGCGCCACTGACCCTACGCGCCACTGACCGTACGCGCCACTGACCCTACGCGCCACTGACCGTACGCGCCACTGACCACCACTGTGCCGGTCACCCGGAGCTCTCacggcagggggagggggccaCGGTAATGCTGCGGAGGGGGGCCTGGAAGGGGGGCGTTCAGAGGGGTAGGGGGCAGGGATAATGGTGGCTCATTAGCTCCGGCATCGCTGCCCCACAGCAGTGCCAGCCCACACGCGCCTCTCCAGCATCCACCACTCTGCGTTTGCATTCCGCCGCACGGATAACGCAAGGGGGCACTAaggctctccctctttctccc
This region of Conger conger chromosome 17, fConCon1.1, whole genome shotgun sequence genomic DNA includes:
- the slc39a10 gene encoding zinc transporter ZIP10 isoform X1, whose product is MVSGSSEETMKAHMHTRFCLLCVVTFLFQQCSHCHSDGHRHHDRDRGHDRDHDLDHSDLQISQAPYAQAGGAVEAESEQRFFIQQLFRRYGERDRLDFGGFQSLLLSLGLGEVRVVGLEHEDLGHDHVAHLDLLEVQEGLHSHSPTHPHPHDHEHEHEHEHEHEHDRKRERGQPHPHPHPHPHPHPHPHPHEESEETSAPDSPPCKRKTAGVTASPAPTPTSEGFEHNNTHDHDHEHNNEHEHEHEHEHEHEHEHEHEHNHEHVHQHEHEHEVGAPSVDQKEKRPHRRKQPHMHHRHKHNGTASQPAGPHRAKNPEQVGQVEPSGQVDDAASSGQSEHPSQATPPGDSSPKRTRRPLKNKTPRNKNRGGPALTPPPSAPGDDGNAKRAAEDLDAGEHQEHDHAHGEGHVHVRRREAPGSPAGSAPAASANHHKGLEHQHEECLNLTQLLQYYGLSSDSLISPTTFTYLCPALLYQIDSRVCIRHYHQVDIAQTALEPVHSGWIWVWGFVSITIISLLSLLGVVLVPILNQSCFKFLLTFLVALAVGTLSGDALLHLLPHSQGQHDHSHDGSHSGATTDLMEDFDGVWKGLTALAGIYLLFIIEHCIGMVKHYKDQGGTLCRKRRKGEEAKIGRKLSDHKLNRRSDAEWLHLKPLTDGADSSVLSCDGKHNDTQLSELPEPESPSKSPLAPAGVGEDGGPLSPAAENGRKAKTKRHGHGHGHSHGHSHAPQGHCHSDQEMKDAGIASIAWMVIMGDGMHNFSDGLAIGAAFSSNVTGGISTSVAVFCHELPHELGDFAVLLKAGMSVKQALAYNVLSALMAYVGMLIGTAVGQYTHNVTSWIFAITAGMFLYVALVDMLPEMLHGDSEEHKRCQLGHFLLQNLGMLTGFGIMMLIAIFEDRIVLDFGF
- the slc39a10 gene encoding zinc transporter ZIP10 isoform X2, giving the protein MKAHMHTRFCLLCVVTFLFQQCSHCHSDGHRHHDRDRGHDRDHDLDHSDLQISQAPYAQAGGAVEAESEQRFFIQQLFRRYGERDRLDFGGFQSLLLSLGLGEVRVVGLEHEDLGHDHVAHLDLLEVQEGLHSHSPTHPHPHDHEHEHEHEHEHEHDRKRERGQPHPHPHPHPHPHPHPHPHEESEETSAPDSPPCKRKTAGVTASPAPTPTSEGFEHNNTHDHDHEHNNEHEHEHEHEHEHEHEHEHEHNHEHVHQHEHEHEVGAPSVDQKEKRPHRRKQPHMHHRHKHNGTASQPAGPHRAKNPEQVGQVEPSGQVDDAASSGQSEHPSQATPPGDSSPKRTRRPLKNKTPRNKNRGGPALTPPPSAPGDDGNAKRAAEDLDAGEHQEHDHAHGEGHVHVRRREAPGSPAGSAPAASANHHKGLEHQHEECLNLTQLLQYYGLSSDSLISPTTFTYLCPALLYQIDSRVCIRHYHQVDIAQTALEPVHSGWIWVWGFVSITIISLLSLLGVVLVPILNQSCFKFLLTFLVALAVGTLSGDALLHLLPHSQGQHDHSHDGSHSGATTDLMEDFDGVWKGLTALAGIYLLFIIEHCIGMVKHYKDQGGTLCRKRRKGEEAKIGRKLSDHKLNRRSDAEWLHLKPLTDGADSSVLSCDGKHNDTQLSELPEPESPSKSPLAPAGVGEDGGPLSPAAENGRKAKTKRHGHGHGHSHGHSHAPQGHCHSDQEMKDAGIASIAWMVIMGDGMHNFSDGLAIGAAFSSNVTGGISTSVAVFCHELPHELGDFAVLLKAGMSVKQALAYNVLSALMAYVGMLIGTAVGQYTHNVTSWIFAITAGMFLYVALVDMLPEMLHGDSEEHKRCQLGHFLLQNLGMLTGFGIMMLIAIFEDRIVLDFGF